A part of Botrytis cinerea B05.10 chromosome 2, complete sequence genomic DNA contains:
- the Bcecm5 gene encoding Bcecm5 yields MVQVPMNATASSSAMRASPSIGTPNGNSNSNRGKSNGNGNASNPAAAPTALSAMISPPLDLTSVERRGQPTASRENPKKMRPHGLEEAPTYRPTAEEFKDPYAYIRSIAPEAQNFGICKVIPPDSWKPEFAIDTERFHFRTRKQELNSVEGSTRANLTYLDQLAKFHKQHGTNLNRFPSVDKRPLDLYKLKKAVDTRGGFEKVCKLKKWAEIGRDLGYSGKIMSSLSTSLKNSYQRWLHPYEEYLRLAKPGVHQQLEYEYGGPLTPSPANSPMKRSVQHTPSSLRGESPAMRASDALNTSVMKEEFEKSMKNIPMLDAPVVPKPQATSGFTPVNAGGFTAVNSTPSSFTPVNNNRRERESSANFTPTPRRPFDSPISSAKNTPEYKPSALSSAPVLNGFTSNPLLKRQLSHESLDSGKGSQAPEDSENGGRRSKRLKKDAVPTVAGSHMTQFRPTPPRNPGERGSSTPGEVSSDSSLSSISSTICSDTYLDSDQKCETCGKGDDADKILICESCDYGHHMQCLDPPVTHKPDFDWHCPRCLVGDGQFGFEEGGIYSLKQFQEKAADFKEGYFQNKMPFDPVLNCPRPVTEDDIEREFWRLVASLEETVEVEYGADIHSTTHGSGFPTLERHPQNPYSTDPWNLTNMPLHGESLFRHIKSDISGMTVPWLYVGMIFSTFCWHNEDHYAYSANYQHFGSTKTWYGIPGEDAEKFEDAMREAVPELFETQPDLLFQLVTLLTPEQLKKAGVRVYALDQRAGQFVITFPQAYHAGFNHGFNFNEAVNFAPTDWEPFGGSGVERLQQFRRQPCFSHDELLWTAAEGAATGGVTIQTAKWLAPALGRLRDREVSQRKDFIEKHKEDGHTCVITDVIEGAGPRCHIGFQIDEDDVPEEEYQCTHCKAYAYISRFKCNKSGKVLCLLHAGAYECCDATEAERLAGADHTLHYRRTEEAISTMHQKVADKAGLPEIWEEKVEKFLEEDATPSLKTLRALLNEGERIPYDLPSLPSLKKFVDRCNEWVEEATNYTVRKQQNRRKNEKAWRKGSRAAEMEERDRELRKFENVVKLLKDADRIGFHCPEVDQLRERADAITKFQTDARAALAHPSSRRTTEFEELLEVGRGFNVDMVEIDKLEKEVQQMKWNDRARDNRGIFLSLKEVSDIIDEATKLQVSDYNDYLSYYKEQKIAGMNWEIKAKEVIGAETVHYPQLEALSQQAQAASLPVSQETLAKVDQILNKHREVHKQIVSLYDRCRDPDFMKRPAYAEVALLQKELQGLGSKPSGTLDLEKEIKRHEDWMREGKKLFGKANAPLHILKQHMEYVMERNVDCFDISQDKPRLPAEPLSREPSPSNDKLHSWEDPRFREVFCICRRIEAGMMIECELCHEWYHGKCLKIARGKVKDDDKYTCPICDWRVKIPRDAARPKLEDLQTWQDKIPTLPFQPDEEAILESIINNAQEFRNHIAPYCNPVMSTADESETQRFYLRKIEGSEILLAYETNFFRQELHKWSPVAPDPPPVLESSKSTRKPRPTKLQKLMAQHGVNDPEALPQNLRTKPHNFKRKSSEPSGSRPMPLQPAPGRSQPGTPTTHSFGTSSGPSMASMGSHGPILSGLPSGHDHAHPYASYGHDPYTSMASSANPSPAFAPHAYLNANGTPTFSHASPQQPNIFSEAGLSRMDPSVSLHSPMRDNFTMGVSGVGHTPLGVTAGEDKLLGDRMFEQLTNVSGDEEPIGNKESISIDRKPIDDDKDSADATKWDVENNNIELFFDAP; encoded by the exons ATTCGAAGTATTGCGCCCGAAGCTCAAAATTTTGGGATATGTAAAGTCATTCCACCAGATTCCTGGAAACCAGAGTTTGCGATCGACACCGAG CGTTTTCACTTCCGCACGCGCAAACAAGAATTAAACTCAGTCGAAGGCA GCACACGAGCGAATCTTACGTATCTCGATCAGCTTGCTAAATTCCATAAACAACATGGCACAAATCTCAATCGGTTCCCTAGTGTCGATAAACGACCGCTCGACTTGTACAAACTCAAGAAGGCCGTTGATACCAGAGGCGGATTTGAGAAAGTCTGCAAGCTTAAGAAATGGGCTGAGATCGGGAGAGATTTGGGATACAGTGGAAAGATAATGTCCTCGTTATCGACGTCATTGAAAAATTCATATCAAAGATGGTTGCATCCTTATGAGGAATACCTACGATTGGCCAAACCAGGAGTACATCAACAACTAGAATATGAATACGGAGGGCCACTCACACCATCTCCTGCAAACTCGCCGATGAAGAGATCAGTACAACATACACCATCGAGTCTGAGGGGTGAATCTCCAGCGATGCGCGCATCGGATGCTTTGAACACAAGTGTAATGAAGGAGGAATTCGAAAAGAGCATGAAGAATATTCCGATGTTAGATGCTCCGGTTGTACCAAAACCACAAGCTACATCTGGTTTCACTCCGGTGAATGCTGGCGGTTTTACAGCCGTCAATTCTACACCTTCATCATTTACACCGGTCAATAATAATCGCCGTGAGCGAGAGTCAAGCGCCAATTTTACACCGACGCCAAGAAGACCATTTGATAGTCCGATTTCATCAGCTAAGAACACCCCCGAGTATAAACCATCTGCGCTGAGTTCAGCTCCGGTATTGAATGGGTTTACCTCGAATCCACTCCTCAAGAGACAATTGAGCCATGAAAGTTTGGATTCGGGTAAAGGAAGTCAAGCACCGGAAGATTCAGAGAATGGTGGAAGACGTAGCAAACGACTTAAGAAAG ATGCTGTACCAACTGTGGCTGGATCACATATGACCCAATTTCGACCAACACCACCTAGGAATCCAGGGGAACGTGGATCCTCAACACCTGGGGAGGTCAGTAGTGATTCTTCTTTATCCTCTATCTCCTCTACCATTTGTTCGGACACATACTTAGATTCAGATCAGAAATGTGAGACTTGCGGCAAGGGTGACGATGCTGATAAAATCCTGATTTGTGAATCATGCGATTATGGCCATCACATGCAATGTCTTGATCCTCCCGTTACCCATAAACCAGATTTTGATTGGCATTGCCCTAGATGCTTAGTCGGAGATGGTCaatttggatttgaggaAGGTGGAATCTACTCACTAAAGCAGTTTCAAGAAAAGGCAGCAGACTTCAAGGAAGgatattttcaaaacaaaatgCCATTTGATCCCGTTCTCAATTGTCCTCGACCAGTTACGGAAGATGACATCGAAAGAGAATTCTGGAGATTGGTTGCAAGCCTGGAAGAGACTGTTGAGGTTGAATACGGTGCTGATATCCATTCAACTACACACGGAAGTGGATTCCCAACTCTAGAGAGACACCCACAAAATCCTTACTCTACCGACCCCTGGAATTTAACGAATATGCCACTTCATGGAGAATCCCTATTCCGACATATCAAATCAGATATCTCCGGTATGACCGTACCATGGCTGTACGTTGGAATGATCTTTTCGACTTTTTGCTGGCACAATGAGGACCACTACGCATATTCCGCAAACTATCAACATTTTGGATCCACAAAGACCTGGTACGGAATTCCAGGAGAAGATGCCGAGAAATTCGAAGACGCCATGCGAGAAGCTGTGCCCGAATTATTTGAAACACAACCTGATTTATTGTTTCAATTGGTCACTCTATTAACCCCagaacaattgaagaaagcaGGTGTCAGAGTGTATGCATTGGATCAAAGAGCTGGCCAATTCGTCATCACCTTCCCCCAAGCATATCATGCGGGATTCAATCATGGtttcaatttcaatgaaGCCGTCAATTTCGCACCCACTGACTGGGAACCATTCGGCGGTTCTGGAGTTGAACGACTCCAACAATTCAGACGACAGCCATGCTTTTCCCATGATGAACTCTTGTGGACTGCAGCTGAAGGTGCGGCAACTGGTGGTGTCACCATTCAGACCGCCAAATGGCTAGCCCCTGCCCTTGGACGACTCCGTGATAGAGAGGTTTcacaaagaaaagatttcatTGAAAAACACAAGGAAGATGGTCATACTTGTGTCATCACCGATGTCATTGAAGGTGCTGGTCCTAGGTGTCATATTGGATTCCAgatcgatgaagatgatgtaCCGGAGGAAGAGTATCAATGCACACACTGCAAAGCTTATGCGTATATCTCCAGATTCAAGTGCAACAAGAGTGGCAAGGTGTTGTGTCTTCTCCATGCAGGGGCTTACGAATGTTGCGATGCCACCGAAGCAGAAAGACTTGCGGGTGCTGACCATACTCTTCATTACCGTCGTACAGAAGAAGCAATTTCAACCATGCACCAAAAGGTCGCTGATAAAGCAGGGTTGCCTGAAATCTGGGAGGAGAAAGTGGAAAAGTTTCTCGAAGAAGATGCAACTCCATCACTGAAAACTTTGCGGGCTCTTTTGAATGAAGGAGAGCGCATTCCGTATGATTTACCATCCCTCCCTTCGCTCAAGAAATTTGTTGATCGTTGTAACGAATGGGTGGAAGAAGCAACAAACTACACCGTTCGAAAACAGCAAAACCGACGAAAGAACGAAAAGGCCTGGCGCAAAGGCAGTAGAGCTgcagaaatggaagaaagagacCGTGAATTAAGGAAATTCGAAAACGTTGTCAAGTTGCTGAAAGATGCGGATAGAATTGGCTTTCATTGCCCAGAGGTTGATCAACTGCGAGAGCGAGCGGATGCCATCACGAAGTTCCAGACCGATGCCAGAGCCGCTTTAGCCCACCCAAGCTCGCGGCGTACGACTGAGTTCGAAGAACTTTTGGAAGTTGGACGAGGATTCAATGTCGACATGGTCGAGATTGACAAGCTCGAGAAGGAAGTTCAGCAAATGAAATGGAACGACCGAGCCCGTGATAATCGCGGaatttttctctctctaaaGGAAGTCAGCGATATCATCGACGAAGCTACAAAACTTCAAGTATCAGACTATAACGATTACTTGAGCTATTACAAGGAACAGAAAATCGCTGGTATGAATTGGGAAATAAAAGCCAAAGAAGTTATTGGCGCAGAGACAGTTCACTATCCACAATTGGAAGCTTTGTCTCAACAGGCTCAAGCTGCGTCGTTACCTGTATCACAAGAAACGTTAGCTAAGGTTGATCAAATCCTGAACAAGCATCGAGAAGTTCATAAACAAATCGTTTCGTTATATGACCGTTGTAGGGATCCCGATTTTATGAAACGTCCCGCCTATGCAGAGGTCGCTCTTCTGCAAAAGGAACTTCAGGGATTGGGTAGTAAACCAAGCGGCACTCTTgatttggaaaaagaaatcaagcgACATGAGGATTGGATgcgagaaggaaagaaacttTTTGGCAAGGCAAATGCCCCTCTACATATCCTCAAACAACATATGGAGTATGTTATGGAACGAAATGTGGATTGCTTTGATATCAGTCAGGATAAACCACGACTTCCGGCTGAACCATTATCGCGCGaaccttctccttcaaacGATAAATTACACAGTTGGGAGGATCCAAGATTTCGGGAGGTATTCTGTATTTGTCGAAGAATTGAAGCTGGTATGATGATTGAGTGTGAGCTTTGTCATGAATG GTACCATGGTAAATGCCTAAAGATTGCTCGTGGTAAAGTTAAGGATGATGATAAGTATACTTGTCCAATTTGTGATTGGCGTGTCAAGATCCCTCGCGATGCTGCTAGACCAAAGCTCGAAGATCTACAAACATGGCAAGATAAGATTCCGACATTACCATTCCAACCAGATGAAGAGGCTATTCTCGAATCAATCATAAACAATGCCCAggaatttcgaaatcatATTGCGCCCTACTGCAATCCAGTCATGTCAACAGCAGATGAGTCCGAAACACAACGATTCTATTTGCGAAAGATTGAAGGTTCAGAAATCTTACTTGCCTATGAAACCAATTTCTTCAGACAAGAACTTCACAAATGGTCACCAGTTGCGCCAGATCCTCCACCAGTActtgaatcttcaaaatcaacacGAAAGCCTCGACCAACAAAACTTCAAAAGTTGATGGCACAACATGGTGTCAATGACCCCGAAGCTTTACCACAAAATTTGAGAACCAAACCtcataatttcaaaagaaagagtaGTGAGCCTAGTGGAAGTCGACCAATGCCTTTGCAACCTGCTCCAGGAAGATCACAGCCTGGAACCCCTACTACTCACAGTTTTGGAACTAGTTCTGGACCAAGCATGGCAAGTATGGGTTCACATGGTCCAATTTTGAGCGGGCTTCCAAGTGGTCACGATCATGCGCATCCTTATGCATCTTATGGCCACGATCCATATACCAGCATGGCGTCTTCGGCGAATCCCTCTCCAGCTTTCGCACCACACGCTTATTTGAATGCAAACGGTACCCCTACATTCAGTCACGCATCTCCTCAACAACCGAATATTTTCAGTGAGGCGGGATTGTCAAGGATGGATCCTTCTGTTTCACTCCACAGTCCAATGAGAGATAACTTTACAATGGGTGTTAGTGGTGTTGGTCACACTCCTCTCGGTGTCACCGCTGGTGAAGACAAACTTCTGGGGGATAGAATGTTTGAACAACTTACGAATGTCAGTGGAGATGAGGAGCCGATTGGGAATAAGGAGTCAATATCGATTGATAGGAAGCCAATAGATGACGATAAAGATTCAGCCGATGCGACGAAATGGGATGtggaaaataataatatcgaGTTGTTCTTCGATGCACCTTGA
- the Bcecm5 gene encoding Bcecm5 — MVQVPMNATASSSAMRASPSIGTPNGNSNSNRGKSNGNGNASNPAAAPTALSAMISPPLDLTSVERRGQPTASRENPKKMRPHGLEEAPTYRPTAEEFKDPYAYIRSIAPEAQNFGICKVIPPDSWKPEFAIDTERFHFRTRKQELNSVEGSTRANLTYLDQLAKFHKQHGTNLNRFPSVDKRPLDLYKLKKAVDTRGGFEKVCKLKKWAEIGRDLGYSGKIMSSLSTSLKNSYQRWLHPYEEYLRLAKPGVHQQLEYEYGGPLTPSPANSPMKRSVQHTPSSLRGESPAMRASDALNTSVMKEEFEKSMKNIPMLDAPVVPKPQATSGFTPVNAGGFTAVNSTPSSFTPVNNNRRERESSANFTPTPRRPFDSPISSAKNTPEYKPSALSSAPVLNGFTSNPLLKRQLSHESLDSGKGSQAPEDSENGGRRSKRLKKDAVPTVAGSHMTQFRPTPPRNPGERGSSTPGEKCETCGKGDDADKILICESCDYGHHMQCLDPPVTHKPDFDWHCPRCLVGDGQFGFEEGGIYSLKQFQEKAADFKEGYFQNKMPFDPVLNCPRPVTEDDIEREFWRLVASLEETVEVEYGADIHSTTHGSGFPTLERHPQNPYSTDPWNLTNMPLHGESLFRHIKSDISGMTVPWLYVGMIFSTFCWHNEDHYAYSANYQHFGSTKTWYGIPGEDAEKFEDAMREAVPELFETQPDLLFQLVTLLTPEQLKKAGVRVYALDQRAGQFVITFPQAYHAGFNHGFNFNEAVNFAPTDWEPFGGSGVERLQQFRRQPCFSHDELLWTAAEGAATGGVTIQTAKWLAPALGRLRDREVSQRKDFIEKHKEDGHTCVITDVIEGAGPRCHIGFQIDEDDVPEEEYQCTHCKAYAYISRFKCNKSGKVLCLLHAGAYECCDATEAERLAGADHTLHYRRTEEAISTMHQKVADKAGLPEIWEEKVEKFLEEDATPSLKTLRALLNEGERIPYDLPSLPSLKKFVDRCNEWVEEATNYTVRKQQNRRKNEKAWRKGSRAAEMEERDRELRKFENVVKLLKDADRIGFHCPEVDQLRERADAITKFQTDARAALAHPSSRRTTEFEELLEVGRGFNVDMVEIDKLEKEVQQMKWNDRARDNRGIFLSLKEVSDIIDEATKLQVSDYNDYLSYYKEQKIAGMNWEIKAKEVIGAETVHYPQLEALSQQAQAASLPVSQETLAKVDQILNKHREVHKQIVSLYDRCRDPDFMKRPAYAEVALLQKELQGLGSKPSGTLDLEKEIKRHEDWMREGKKLFGKANAPLHILKQHMEYVMERNVDCFDISQDKPRLPAEPLSREPSPSNDKLHSWEDPRFREVFCICRRIEAGMMIECELCHEWYHGKCLKIARGKVKDDDKYTCPICDWRVKIPRDAARPKLEDLQTWQDKIPTLPFQPDEEAILESIINNAQEFRNHIAPYCNPVMSTADESETQRFYLRKIEGSEILLAYETNFFRQELHKWSPVAPDPPPVLESSKSTRKPRPTKLQKLMAQHGVNDPEALPQNLRTKPHNFKRKSSEPSGSRPMPLQPAPGRSQPGTPTTHSFGTSSGPSMASMGSHGPILSGLPSGHDHAHPYASYGHDPYTSMASSANPSPAFAPHAYLNANGTPTFSHASPQQPNIFSEAGLSRMDPSVSLHSPMRDNFTMGVSGVGHTPLGVTAGEDKLLGDRMFEQLTNVSGDEEPIGNKESISIDRKPIDDDKDSADATKWDVENNNIELFFDAP; from the exons ATTCGAAGTATTGCGCCCGAAGCTCAAAATTTTGGGATATGTAAAGTCATTCCACCAGATTCCTGGAAACCAGAGTTTGCGATCGACACCGAG CGTTTTCACTTCCGCACGCGCAAACAAGAATTAAACTCAGTCGAAGGCA GCACACGAGCGAATCTTACGTATCTCGATCAGCTTGCTAAATTCCATAAACAACATGGCACAAATCTCAATCGGTTCCCTAGTGTCGATAAACGACCGCTCGACTTGTACAAACTCAAGAAGGCCGTTGATACCAGAGGCGGATTTGAGAAAGTCTGCAAGCTTAAGAAATGGGCTGAGATCGGGAGAGATTTGGGATACAGTGGAAAGATAATGTCCTCGTTATCGACGTCATTGAAAAATTCATATCAAAGATGGTTGCATCCTTATGAGGAATACCTACGATTGGCCAAACCAGGAGTACATCAACAACTAGAATATGAATACGGAGGGCCACTCACACCATCTCCTGCAAACTCGCCGATGAAGAGATCAGTACAACATACACCATCGAGTCTGAGGGGTGAATCTCCAGCGATGCGCGCATCGGATGCTTTGAACACAAGTGTAATGAAGGAGGAATTCGAAAAGAGCATGAAGAATATTCCGATGTTAGATGCTCCGGTTGTACCAAAACCACAAGCTACATCTGGTTTCACTCCGGTGAATGCTGGCGGTTTTACAGCCGTCAATTCTACACCTTCATCATTTACACCGGTCAATAATAATCGCCGTGAGCGAGAGTCAAGCGCCAATTTTACACCGACGCCAAGAAGACCATTTGATAGTCCGATTTCATCAGCTAAGAACACCCCCGAGTATAAACCATCTGCGCTGAGTTCAGCTCCGGTATTGAATGGGTTTACCTCGAATCCACTCCTCAAGAGACAATTGAGCCATGAAAGTTTGGATTCGGGTAAAGGAAGTCAAGCACCGGAAGATTCAGAGAATGGTGGAAGACGTAGCAAACGACTTAAGAAAG ATGCTGTACCAACTGTGGCTGGATCACATATGACCCAATTTCGACCAACACCACCTAGGAATCCAGGGGAACGTGGATCCTCAACACCTGGGGAG AAATGTGAGACTTGCGGCAAGGGTGACGATGCTGATAAAATCCTGATTTGTGAATCATGCGATTATGGCCATCACATGCAATGTCTTGATCCTCCCGTTACCCATAAACCAGATTTTGATTGGCATTGCCCTAGATGCTTAGTCGGAGATGGTCaatttggatttgaggaAGGTGGAATCTACTCACTAAAGCAGTTTCAAGAAAAGGCAGCAGACTTCAAGGAAGgatattttcaaaacaaaatgCCATTTGATCCCGTTCTCAATTGTCCTCGACCAGTTACGGAAGATGACATCGAAAGAGAATTCTGGAGATTGGTTGCAAGCCTGGAAGAGACTGTTGAGGTTGAATACGGTGCTGATATCCATTCAACTACACACGGAAGTGGATTCCCAACTCTAGAGAGACACCCACAAAATCCTTACTCTACCGACCCCTGGAATTTAACGAATATGCCACTTCATGGAGAATCCCTATTCCGACATATCAAATCAGATATCTCCGGTATGACCGTACCATGGCTGTACGTTGGAATGATCTTTTCGACTTTTTGCTGGCACAATGAGGACCACTACGCATATTCCGCAAACTATCAACATTTTGGATCCACAAAGACCTGGTACGGAATTCCAGGAGAAGATGCCGAGAAATTCGAAGACGCCATGCGAGAAGCTGTGCCCGAATTATTTGAAACACAACCTGATTTATTGTTTCAATTGGTCACTCTATTAACCCCagaacaattgaagaaagcaGGTGTCAGAGTGTATGCATTGGATCAAAGAGCTGGCCAATTCGTCATCACCTTCCCCCAAGCATATCATGCGGGATTCAATCATGGtttcaatttcaatgaaGCCGTCAATTTCGCACCCACTGACTGGGAACCATTCGGCGGTTCTGGAGTTGAACGACTCCAACAATTCAGACGACAGCCATGCTTTTCCCATGATGAACTCTTGTGGACTGCAGCTGAAGGTGCGGCAACTGGTGGTGTCACCATTCAGACCGCCAAATGGCTAGCCCCTGCCCTTGGACGACTCCGTGATAGAGAGGTTTcacaaagaaaagatttcatTGAAAAACACAAGGAAGATGGTCATACTTGTGTCATCACCGATGTCATTGAAGGTGCTGGTCCTAGGTGTCATATTGGATTCCAgatcgatgaagatgatgtaCCGGAGGAAGAGTATCAATGCACACACTGCAAAGCTTATGCGTATATCTCCAGATTCAAGTGCAACAAGAGTGGCAAGGTGTTGTGTCTTCTCCATGCAGGGGCTTACGAATGTTGCGATGCCACCGAAGCAGAAAGACTTGCGGGTGCTGACCATACTCTTCATTACCGTCGTACAGAAGAAGCAATTTCAACCATGCACCAAAAGGTCGCTGATAAAGCAGGGTTGCCTGAAATCTGGGAGGAGAAAGTGGAAAAGTTTCTCGAAGAAGATGCAACTCCATCACTGAAAACTTTGCGGGCTCTTTTGAATGAAGGAGAGCGCATTCCGTATGATTTACCATCCCTCCCTTCGCTCAAGAAATTTGTTGATCGTTGTAACGAATGGGTGGAAGAAGCAACAAACTACACCGTTCGAAAACAGCAAAACCGACGAAAGAACGAAAAGGCCTGGCGCAAAGGCAGTAGAGCTgcagaaatggaagaaagagacCGTGAATTAAGGAAATTCGAAAACGTTGTCAAGTTGCTGAAAGATGCGGATAGAATTGGCTTTCATTGCCCAGAGGTTGATCAACTGCGAGAGCGAGCGGATGCCATCACGAAGTTCCAGACCGATGCCAGAGCCGCTTTAGCCCACCCAAGCTCGCGGCGTACGACTGAGTTCGAAGAACTTTTGGAAGTTGGACGAGGATTCAATGTCGACATGGTCGAGATTGACAAGCTCGAGAAGGAAGTTCAGCAAATGAAATGGAACGACCGAGCCCGTGATAATCGCGGaatttttctctctctaaaGGAAGTCAGCGATATCATCGACGAAGCTACAAAACTTCAAGTATCAGACTATAACGATTACTTGAGCTATTACAAGGAACAGAAAATCGCTGGTATGAATTGGGAAATAAAAGCCAAAGAAGTTATTGGCGCAGAGACAGTTCACTATCCACAATTGGAAGCTTTGTCTCAACAGGCTCAAGCTGCGTCGTTACCTGTATCACAAGAAACGTTAGCTAAGGTTGATCAAATCCTGAACAAGCATCGAGAAGTTCATAAACAAATCGTTTCGTTATATGACCGTTGTAGGGATCCCGATTTTATGAAACGTCCCGCCTATGCAGAGGTCGCTCTTCTGCAAAAGGAACTTCAGGGATTGGGTAGTAAACCAAGCGGCACTCTTgatttggaaaaagaaatcaagcgACATGAGGATTGGATgcgagaaggaaagaaacttTTTGGCAAGGCAAATGCCCCTCTACATATCCTCAAACAACATATGGAGTATGTTATGGAACGAAATGTGGATTGCTTTGATATCAGTCAGGATAAACCACGACTTCCGGCTGAACCATTATCGCGCGaaccttctccttcaaacGATAAATTACACAGTTGGGAGGATCCAAGATTTCGGGAGGTATTCTGTATTTGTCGAAGAATTGAAGCTGGTATGATGATTGAGTGTGAGCTTTGTCATGAATG GTACCATGGTAAATGCCTAAAGATTGCTCGTGGTAAAGTTAAGGATGATGATAAGTATACTTGTCCAATTTGTGATTGGCGTGTCAAGATCCCTCGCGATGCTGCTAGACCAAAGCTCGAAGATCTACAAACATGGCAAGATAAGATTCCGACATTACCATTCCAACCAGATGAAGAGGCTATTCTCGAATCAATCATAAACAATGCCCAggaatttcgaaatcatATTGCGCCCTACTGCAATCCAGTCATGTCAACAGCAGATGAGTCCGAAACACAACGATTCTATTTGCGAAAGATTGAAGGTTCAGAAATCTTACTTGCCTATGAAACCAATTTCTTCAGACAAGAACTTCACAAATGGTCACCAGTTGCGCCAGATCCTCCACCAGTActtgaatcttcaaaatcaacacGAAAGCCTCGACCAACAAAACTTCAAAAGTTGATGGCACAACATGGTGTCAATGACCCCGAAGCTTTACCACAAAATTTGAGAACCAAACCtcataatttcaaaagaaagagtaGTGAGCCTAGTGGAAGTCGACCAATGCCTTTGCAACCTGCTCCAGGAAGATCACAGCCTGGAACCCCTACTACTCACAGTTTTGGAACTAGTTCTGGACCAAGCATGGCAAGTATGGGTTCACATGGTCCAATTTTGAGCGGGCTTCCAAGTGGTCACGATCATGCGCATCCTTATGCATCTTATGGCCACGATCCATATACCAGCATGGCGTCTTCGGCGAATCCCTCTCCAGCTTTCGCACCACACGCTTATTTGAATGCAAACGGTACCCCTACATTCAGTCACGCATCTCCTCAACAACCGAATATTTTCAGTGAGGCGGGATTGTCAAGGATGGATCCTTCTGTTTCACTCCACAGTCCAATGAGAGATAACTTTACAATGGGTGTTAGTGGTGTTGGTCACACTCCTCTCGGTGTCACCGCTGGTGAAGACAAACTTCTGGGGGATAGAATGTTTGAACAACTTACGAATGTCAGTGGAGATGAGGAGCCGATTGGGAATAAGGAGTCAATATCGATTGATAGGAAGCCAATAGATGACGATAAAGATTCAGCCGATGCGACGAAATGGGATGtggaaaataataatatcgaGTTGTTCTTCGATGCACCTTGA